In Asterias rubens chromosome 15, eAstRub1.3, whole genome shotgun sequence, a genomic segment contains:
- the LOC117299790 gene encoding steroid 17-alpha-hydroxylase/17,20 lyase-like, with product MILTASLCGTALCAMYYLKEQYDYTIRRMPPGPSSIPFIGNALSIDCNAPHLSMLELAKKYGNIFSIKLGSQRVVILNSCEVIKEAYKGLDISHRPNIYCMDVLVGDKGFLTCKDTNQWRLHTKLCRSALRVINNSSLGIKISEEADCLINKMLDYHGKAFNPCQDLYLASLNILCNISFGERYSHNDPELHEILDYSAQILKVISPVHPVNALPWLRHFPNKWFDSLLKAKDKRDRLLMRKYVQHVATYKDGEVRDMLDAMLASAKQAVQEKDENSLSVLTPEHIIINMWLMFFAGTDTVANTLQWGLLYMAAFPKKQAKVQDQIDEVLGKDGPLTLESKSSLPYLEATVYEIMRFSSLTILGVPHAAAVDTRVGGYYIPKGTQVMANFWAVHHDEAIWDRPHDFLPERFLDTEGKLRNMSEFPFFMPFSTGQRSCIGKGMAKSELFLILGKLLQRFCFQLPLNAKVDLQGMASVSLIPKPYEIKALERAMYI from the exons ATGATCCTCACAGCTTCACTTTGTGGCACGGCGCTCTGTGCTATGTACTACCTCAAGGAACAGTATGATTACACTATCCGACGGATGCCTCCTGGGCCGTCCTCCATCCCATTCATTGGGAATGCACTCAGCATTGACTGCAATGCCCCTCACCTCTCTATGTTAGAACTGGCCAAGAAGTACGGCAACATCTTCAGCATCAAGTTGGGATCACAACGTGTCGTCATCCTCAACAGCTGTGAGGTGATCAAGGAGGCGTACAAAGGCTTGGACATTTCTCACAGACCGAACATCTATTGCATGGATGTCTTAGTCGGAGATAAAGGATTCTTGACGTGCAAGGACACCAATCAGTGGCGTCTGCACACAAAACTTTGCCGTAGCGCCCTCAGAGTGATAAACAACAGCAGCCTCGGCATCAAAATCAGCGAGGAGGCCGACTGCCTTATTAACAAAATGCTTGACTATCACGGCAAGGCGTTCAACCCTTGCCAGGATCTGTACCTGGCCTCCCTTAACATCCTCTGTAACATTTCATTTGGGGAGCGGTATTCACATAACGATCCGGAGCTCCATGAGATCTTGGACTACTCGGCGCAAATCCTGAAGGTGATCTCACCAGTCCACCCTGTCAACGCACTGCCATGGTTAAGGCACTTCCCAAACAAGTGGTTCGATAGCCTCCTCAAAGCAAAGGACAAACGAGACAGACTGCTGATGAGGAAGTACGTGCAGCACGTAGCCACATACAAGGACGGTGAGGTGCGGGACATGCTGGATGCAATGCTGGCCTCGGCCAAGCAAGCAGTGCAAGAGAAGGATGAGAACTCACTGAGTGTCTTGACACCAGAGCACATCATCATCAACATGTGGCTCATGTTTTTTGCAG GTACGGACACCGTAGCCAATACACTGCAGTGGGGTTTACTGTACATGGCAGCATTCCCTAAGAAACAAGCTAAAGTGCAAGACCAGATTGATGAAGTGCTTGGGAAGGATGGACCACTCACGCTGGAAAGCAAATCCTCATTGCCATATTTGG AGGCTACAGTTTATGAGATCATGAGGTTTAGCTCTTTGACCATCCTAGGGGTACCACATGCAGCTGCCGTCGACACCAGAGTCGGAGGGTACTACATCCCTAAAG GAACCCAAGTTATGGCCAACTTCTGGGCTGTCCATCATGACGAGGCGATCTGGGATCGACCCCACGACTTCCTCCCTGAGCGCTTCCTTGACACAGAGGGAAAACTCCGCAACATGTCCGAGTTTCCCTTCTTCATGCCCTTCTCGACCGGCCAGAGGAGCTGCATCGGCAAAGGCATGGCCAAGTCAGAGCTCTTCCTGATCTTGGGCAAGCTGCTCCAGAGATTCTGCTTCCAACTGCCGCTCAATGCTAAGGTAGACCTACAAGGAATGGCTTCCGTTTCTCTCATCCCTAAACCCTATGAGATTAAGGCACTTGAGCGAGCAATGTACATCTAG